Proteins found in one Xenopus laevis strain J_2021 chromosome 1L, Xenopus_laevis_v10.1, whole genome shotgun sequence genomic segment:
- the ric1.L gene encoding guanine nucleotide exchange factor subunit RIC1 isoform X4: protein MYFLSGWPKRLLCPLKTVEKPFHIQPDSQRIFFSVLSQTQLSIWYNRPSVLIASYKESAKATAQFGNYKQADWRPDSSMIVIATANGYILFFDIIPVGEDKYLYEPVYPKGSPHIKLIPHYKEEQCAPALNLETKKVMDLQASITSIQSMMEDLLVATEDGLLHIIHWEGMTNGRKAINLTTIPFSIDFQPSRAGSFLDFGDVHIRDMEYCATLDGFAVVFNDGRIGFITPGSSRLTADQIHGVWAQDVVDGSCVAVNNKYRLMAFGCVSGSVLVYTIDNTTGALQLSHKLELTPKQYPDMWNKTGAVKLIRWSPDCSVVMVTWECGGLSLWSVFGAHLICTLGGDFDYRADGTKKEALRICSMGWGTEGYHLWAITADSSQNTDYEMSDKTVPQQSGILQFQFIKSALTVNPCMSNQEQVLLQGEDRLYLNCGDATQTQNARSPSSLPEHKPLRDRSPFPGGSGDSQGLSTLLGHRHWHVVQIQSTYLQSNWPIRYTAIDKVGQNVAVVGKFGFAHYSLLTKKWKLFGNITQEQNMVVSGGLSWWKEFIVLACFNLSEQQEELRVYLRTSNLDNAFAHVIKVQLETLLLSVFRDMVIIFRADCSICLYSIERKNEGPNPSVCLQVLQEVSMSRYIPHPSLVVSVTLTSVRTETGISLKMLQQACDAESIMLNLAGQLIMLQRDRSGPQIREKEARTHQHKLLPFCAPVVLAQSVENVWSTCRANKQKRHLLEALWLSCGGAGMKVWLPLFPRDHRKPHSFLSKRIMLPFHINIYPLAVLFEDALVLGAINETVAYDCLNNLSTSSEHLEVQFPFCIVERTSQIYLHHILRQLLVRNLGEQALLLAQSCAALPYFPHVLELMLHEVLEEEATSREPIPDPLLPTVAKFITEFPLFLQTVVHCARKTEYALWNYLFAAVGNPKDLFEECLMAQDLETAASYLIILQNMEAAAVSRQHATLLFNTALEQGKWDLCRHMIRFLKAIGSGEMETPPATPTTQEPSSTSGFEFFRHRSISLSQSAENFPAGKSNLQKTHSMPSAAAGKRWSKDSDCAENMYIDMMLWRHARRLLEEIRLKDLGCFAAQLGFELIGWLCKERTRAARVDDFVTSLKKLHKDFLWPFPVIPVSSINSPFKNGKFKTAVGEQFLKSQSADGFLNMDVETPIPSAVRGHSWMGSLGTSQREMDSTSSHSPHTQDAFLSPLMNKDECSIGSATDLTETSSMIDGDWTMVDENFSTLSLTQSELEHISMELANKGPHKSQVQLRYLLHVFMEAGCLEWCVIIGLILRESSVINQVINLLQCPEVAEEMLQGIQTGLQAVDIWATTDCPGYKPFLNIIKPPLQKLSAATVEQVQAEAFQPTMPIKFTEQSSPCTEESRISTSHSISPQSDTSSVSGIRHEEDFSRQETEETSQEGNYDCIVS, encoded by the exons agGCAGTCCCCATATAAAGCTTATCCCCCATTACAAGGAAGAACAATGTGCTCCAGCATTAAATTTAGAAACCAAAAAAGTAATGGATTTGCAAGCTTCCATCACAAG TATCCAGTCCATGATGGAGGATCTTCTTGTGGCCACAGAGGATGGCCTGCTTCATATTATTCACTGGGAAGGCATGACAAACGGCAGGAAAGCTATCAACCTTACAACAATACCATTCTCTATCGACTTTCAGCCTTCTAGAG CAGGTTCATTCTTGGACTTTGGGGATGTGCACATCCGAGACATGGAGTACTGTGCTACACTTGATGGGTTTGCTGTTGTTTTTAACGATGGACGTATTGGCTTCATTACACCGGGATCAAGTCGTCTCACAGCTGAT CAAATTCATGGTGTTTGGGCACAGGATGTTGTTGATGGATCCTGCGTGGCAGTGAATAACAAATATAGGTTAATGGCATTTGGTTGTGTAAG TGGATCAGTTCTAGTGTACACTATAGATAACACCACTGGAGCCTTGCAGCTGTCTCATAAATTGGAGCTAACACCAAAGCAGTATCCAG ATATGTGGAATAAGACTGGGGCTGTGAAGCTGATCCGGTGGTCTCCTGATTGTAGTGTTGTTATGGTGACCTGGGAGTGTGGAGGCCTGTCTTTATGGAGTGTATTTGGGGCACATCTTATTTGTACTCTGGGAGGAGATTTTGA TTACCGAGCTGATGGCACCAAGAAAGAGGCTTTGAGAATTTGTTCTATG GGCTGGGGTACAGAGGGATATCATTTGTGGGCAATCACTGCTGACTCTTCTCAAAACACTGACTATGAAATGAGTGATAAGACTGTTCCTCAGCAATCTGGAATCCTGCAGTTTCAGTTCATCAAAAGCGCTCTTACTGTGAATCCATGCATG AGTAACCAGGAGCAGGTTCTCTTACAAGGGGAGGACCGTTTGTACTTGAACTGTGGGGATGCTACGCAGACACAAAATGCAAGGAGCCCTTCCTCTCTGCCTGAGCACAAGCCTCTGAGAGACAGGAGTCCTTTTCCAGGTGGCAGTGGGGATTCTCAAGGATTAAGCACTTTACTGGGACACAGACACTGGCATGTAGTACAG ATACAGAGTACCTATCTGCAGAGCAACTGGCCCATTCGG TATACTGCAATAGACAAGGTTGGGCAGAATGTTGCAGTTGTTGGCAAATTTGGATTTGCACATTATTCTTTGctcaccaaaaaatggaagttaTTTGGCAATATCACccag gaGCAGAACATGGTAGTGAGTGGAGGATTGAGCTGGTGGAAGGAATTTATTGTCCTAGCCTGTTTTAATTTAAGCGAGCAACAAGAAGAG CTACGTGTATATCTGCGTACATCCAATCTGGACAATGCCTTTGCTCATGTCATCAAAGTGCAGTTGGAAACACTGTTGCTCAGTGTCTTCAGGGACATGGTGATCATCTTCCGAGCAGACTGCTCGATCTGCCTGTATAGTATTGAAAGGAAAAATGAGGG CCCTAATCCTTCTGTGTGTTTACAAGTCTTGCAAGAGGTATCCATGTCACGTTACATTCCCCACCCTTCACTTGTGGTGTCCGTTACCTTAACGTCGGTGAGAACAGAGACTGGTATCTCGCTAAAAATGCTCCAGCAG GCATGTGATGCAGAAAGCATTATGTTGAATCTAGCTGGTCAGCTGATTATGCTGCAAAGAGATAGGTCTGGCCCTCAAATTCGAGAAAAAGAGGCTAGGACCCATCAGCATAAACTA ttacCTTTTTGTGCTCCCGTGGTCCTTGCACAGTCTGTAGAAAATGTTTGGAGCACCTGTCGGGCCAACAAACAGAAACGGCACCTTTTGGAAGCCCTTTGGCTGAGCTGTGGTGGAGCTGGCATGAAAGTGTGGCTTCCTTTGTTTCCCAGGGATCACCGTAAACCACATTCCTTTCTGTCCAAACGCATCATGCTGCCTTTTCACATAAATATTTACCCACTTGCAGTTCTGTTTGAAGATGCCCTTGTTCTTGGAGCCATCAATGAGACTGTTGCTTACGACTGTTTAAATAACCTCAGCACTTCCAGTGAACATTTAGAAGTCCAGTTTCCTTTCTGTATTGTGGAGAGGACATCCCAGATCTACCTCCATCACATTTTACGCCAGCTGTTAGTCAGGAACTTAGGGGAGCAGGCTCTGCTTCTGGCCCAGTCGTGTGCAGCTCTTCCTTACTTTCCTCATGTGCTAGAACTGATGCTCCATGAAGTACTGGAAGAAGAAGCTACCTCACGGGAGCCTATTCCCGACCCTTTGCTTCCCACTGTGGCAAAGTTCATTACAGAGTTTCCACTTTTCTTGCAAACCGTGGTACATTGTGCACGGAAGACAGAATATGCTCTGTGGAATTACCTTTTTGCTGCTGTTGGTAATCCCAAGGACTTGTTTGAGGAGTGCCTAATGGCTCAGGACCTAGAAACAGCTGCCTCTTATCTCATCATCCTCCAG AACATGGAGGCAGCCGCTGTCAGCAGGCAGCATGCTACCCTTTTATTTAATACTGCTTTGGAGCAGGGAAAATGGGATCTCTGCAGACACATGATCAGATTCCTAAAAGCTATTGGTTCTGGAGAAATGGAAACCCCACCTGCGACTCCCACCACACAG gAACCAAGCTCCACTAGTGGCTTTGAATTCTTTAGGCATCGCAGTATCAGTTTATCTCAGTCTGCTGAGAATTTTCCTGCTGGAAAGTCTAATCTCCAAAAAACCCATAGCATGCCCTCTGCAGCTGCTGGAAAAAG GTGGAGTAAAGACAGTGACTGTGCAGAGAACATGTACATTGATATGATGCTGTGGAGGCATGCTCGGCGACTTCTAGAAGAGATCCGTCTAAAGGACCTTGGTTGTTTTGCTGCACAGTTAGGGTTTGAGCTCATTGGCTGGCTGTGTAAAGAGCGCACACGTGCTGCCCGTGTTGATGACTTTGTCACTTCCTTGAAAAAGCTTCATAAGGATTTCCTCTGGCCCTTCCCTGTGATTCCGGTCTCGTCAATCAATTCTCCATTTAAGAATGGAAAATTTAAGACAG CAGTTGGCGAACAGTTCCTGAAATCCCAGTCAGCCGATGGGTTCCTGAACATGGATGTAGAGACTCCCATTCCCAGTGCTGTTCGTGGTCATAGTTGGATGGGCAGCCTGGGTACATCCCAGAGAGAGATGGACAGTACCTCATCCCACAGTCCCCATACCCAAGATGCTTTCCTctcccctttaatgaataaag ATGAATGCAGTATTGGCTCAGCAACTGACCTTACAGAGACAAGCTCCATGATCGATGGGGACTGGACAATGGTAGATGAGAATTTCTCTACCTTGAGTTTGACACAGTCAGAGCTGGAACACATTTCAATGGAACTTGCTAATAAAGGACCTCACAAGTCACAAGTTCAGTTGCG ATACTTGCTACATGTATTTATGGAGGCAGGCTGCCTGGAATGGTGTGTGATAATTGGCCTGATACTTCGGGAATCTTCAGTCATTAACCAGGTAATAAACTTGCTGCAGTGTCCAGAGGTGGCAGAGGAGATGTTACAAGGCATACAGACTGGGCTGCAAGCTGTGGATATTTGGGCTACCACTGACTG CCCTGGGTACAAACCATTTCTAAACATCATTAAACCTCCACTGCAAAAACTGAGTGCAGCAACCGTGGAGCAAGTACAGGCTGAAGCCTTCCAACCGACTATGCCGATCAAATTCACAGAGCAATCTAGTCCCTGTACTGAAGAAAGTCGCATCTCTACTAGTCACAGTATCAGCCCACAAAGTGACACCAGCAGTGTTAGTGGCATTAGGCATGAAGAGGACTTCTCAAGACAAGAAACAGAGGAGACTTCTCAAGAAGGGAACTACGATTGTATTGTTTCCTAG